The Primulina eburnea isolate SZY01 chromosome 12, ASM2296580v1, whole genome shotgun sequence genome includes the window AAAGCCAAAGTTAGTTCACATCATTTTTAAAACCAATGGTAAAAAAATGACATTGACAAACATCAAATAATAATATGGACATTAATAGAAAACAAAAAACTTGATACATCATTTAAGTCATTATGCACAAAATTCAAATCATTAATATCACATACTATGATTCACATGAAAAATTTGCGCATTTATCAAAATCGTtactttatttttctcaaaatcaattaTTATAATCATACACTAGTTCataccaaaaaaattaaaaatctataaaactTTTAGTATtaatagaaattaaataaagatataatAAAATATGTTGTAACTGCATAATTGTATTATCATATTagctaaatttaatatatttgtgtgttattgtaaatatagtctaaaaatatatttgaaacttaaagctaattttaaaaatcaacttACATTAAGTTCTTCAACCTTTTGAGCAAAATGCAAGCAAAAGTCAAATTTGATTATAAGTATTTGTATAaagtcattttaaaaaaattactcatagttaattttttatttcaaatttacatcaataaaataaagataataaaacacaaaaataagGCAGAGATAAAAAATactgaaaaacaaaaaaattttaaaatttgggtGGGGCTGGAGCCCACGCTAGCCCAAGGGTGGCTCCGCCCCTTCAGAAACGTATATCTGCATCTAAACTAGTTTggaaaaaattgtgtgagacgatctcattgatcgtattttgtgagaagaATATTTTacttgggtcatccatgaaaaaatattattttttatgctaaaagtattattttttattatgaatatcggtagggttgacccgtctcacatataaaattcgtgagaccgtatcacatatatatatatatatatatatatatatatatatatatatatatatgtgtgtgtgtgtgtgtgttgtgttagTTATTGGAACCACAAGTAGTTGTAGGAAATATTAATGTTGACTATTAGCAAGTGTAGTTAGTGGTTGTGACATAACTCAATTTTTTAAGAGAAAAATGTATTTTCTAAGAGAGAATTGTATTTTTGGTCTTGTGTAATGTAACTATCATGGATAATCCTCATTCTTTGGTATAGTGCTCCGTGAGTTTTCTCATGCGTCATTAGTCATAGTATTTCTCACCATTGTAAGTGATTTCTTTCTTGTCCAATACTCTAGAAATCAAAGTACTTAAGCATGTAGTTTCTGGTTTACATTATAGGTGGTTAAGTCTGAAGATTCATAATTCGATTGTTCAACCATTATAATgaacaaattataaatttatgtgTACAatgcttttatttttattaatatttaaaaactcaaatataaagaatatttataaaaacattGTAGATTAATTATGATAGATTATTTTGCATaagttcaaaattttttttctgatatttttcttctttctcATTTGTAGTAATTCagaataaaatatattagtaagacaaaaaaatattattatattttttcttaattAAAGAACCATTTaggttattaaaaaaaatcgtatAGGGCCCAAATTCTCTTCacgaaaaaattaaattattgttGTAAAAAAACCTAAAGAAAAGCCCAAATTGAGTTTGAACCTGGGTAATAGGttgttataattttattttgaatgttACTTTTGTGAGATTTTAACGTCAGTTGGATGTGTTAAATGAGTAGGATGTCAAAAATTTACCTGAAAAGAGTCGACACAAAAACGTCGGATTAGGGTTGGAGGTTTACAATTCAGGCCCGAATAGATTGAGCCATAAAAAAATGGATGAGGTTCGAGAATCAGATCAGTCGGTCGGATTCAGTTGACCCAAGTTAAGAATCACGTCAATTAACCCGAACCCAACCGACccatctatatatatttttattttagagtTAAGTCCGACCTTATTTAGTACAAAGTATTCTCATTTTCATTTTTCCATTCTACCTCCAATTTTTTCATTCTTCGCGTTTGACTTTTACAAAAATTTGTAAACAATGGAGAAATAAAACTTGAAAGTTACTTTGTAATGTTTGAAAActtttttttattgtatattGATATCATAAATTTCatcatataatatttattttgtgaaacatttgaatttttaaactattgttttattttgttgaGTAATTAATAGTTTAGACaattaaaatcttaaatttaagtatttaaatctTGGATGTTAtaatctcaaaaaaaaaaaaaattcttggaTGTTATCCATATTGGAAGCCCAAACGATTCTTCCAATATACCATTTCTAGGTGTAATGGAATTCACAAAacataattatcatatttaGGTGAATTTTCGTTATTATATGTTTGaactaaaatattattattattattattattattattattatgttttgagtgcaataattgtccttgcttggtagagcgatcgaaccgtggtgattgagctgctgtgcggtttaaaatatttgagttgcaccattaccactagctatagcttttggtacagcgtcctacaattggtatcagagccaaggtcacgggttcgattcccattgattgcaaagaGTGTAATTATTGacagggagattgttgggtacaataattgtccctgtttggtagagcgatcgaaccgtggtgcttgagctgctgtgcggtttaaaagatttgagttgcaccattaccactagctataacttttggtaaagcggtaagcactcggtcctatattatgtgttttgaatttttatttaattatttttttaagaataaaataattaaagcatGACTGATTTTTTATCTAATTATTTTTTAGAGCCCTTGCTTCAATCCGACCAAATCCTCACCCCCGTCCACCCAAATTGACACTACTTAAATCCTCTTGCGGGGCAAAAGTTAATATTTGATTGATTTCAGTCATTTtggataatattttaaaaaaatgcattTCTGTCATATTTATCTAAGAAAATATAGAGTTTCTACTCTACTTTAATCTAATTTGTGTGTTCACTTATTTTGAACATAAAATGGATAGTGACTGTAATTAGGTTTCTACTCTACTATAATCTGACTAGTGTTTTTACTTTTTTCTAAAAACATATAATGTATAATGACTATAATCCAACTTGTGATCTGAGATTTATCAACTcttatgtaaaaataatatttattttaataatatttacagttttatccaatcatgacatttattttatctgtatacttATACAAGCTGAATAGATAAAGTCTATGAATATGCAATAGATATCATGAAGTCTTTTTTCGCAATGTAAGATCGTGAAACTCATTAGCAAGcgtattgtatattctaaacaggttcctacTCAATTCAGTTgtctaaaataaggataaaaatCGCTTGAGTTTGAGACTAATTACATCTGTAATGTAAATTCCATATTTTATGGGTAAGAGCATAGAGATGTTCATTTATACAGATGAGTGATCATTTGAttatgcactgaacaaccctcaaTCGGATTTTCCAACtggttatcacttatcgaaTGAAATAGTATGCAGATATTTTTGTATACCATTATTCCTTTAACTCGTGACAATATAGATGTTCTATGTACTACCATACGCTTTGATCTGTTTACCGATTCTATTGATGGTCTTCAGGTGACGAAGTTggatgtagtttcgaaatacgtaggagtCAATATATTGTAGTAAGAGATTCACTGTTCTACTACAGGTGAAAATATCGTATGTGATCTGATCAGTTAATAATGCAAGAAGTTTCTTGCCagaacaagacatgtactttAAGGTAatgtgttttcctagttgcatATATTATgtcactattattactcaaagatatatCACATCATTATCGATATACTAATGGTTGtagattcgatcgagatatatgagttgaagggaccatatTGTAGGCTAAATATAACATAAGATTCCtgcagacactatcagtgatacttaGGAGATAATGAGGCGatactactagacgctctttCCATGATACGATAGATGCAATCAgatttgagttctgacattcttgatcaagggattgatgaaaagaatgatgcTAACTAGGGTAAGTCCGAATAGGAACAAATGTTGTTTTGAATCACGTGAAGTTATGTACCAATGACTAGCTGTATCTCTGAACAATTGAGGGTCATACAAGTATTGAATTTTATGTTCTCATTGAGATAATCAAATTTAAAGAGTTGAATTTGGCGAttgtagtttgatggagatctgTCTGTTTTAGTGAAGGAGTCACAAAACTAGTAGCTGCAAAAAATAGATAAGTGGAAAATTTTgtcttttgaaattttaattttctttatatTGGCCACTCCTAGTTTTTGAAGCAGAANNNNNNNNNNNNNNNNNNNNNNNNNNNNNNNNNNNNNNNNNNNNNNNNNNNNNNNNNNNNNNNNNNNNNNNNNNNNNNNNNNNNNNNNNNNNNNNNNNNNGAAAAATCTTATCGAAGAACTTGTCATTGCCGGTAGTTTCTCATCCTTTAGATGTTAAAGGGACTGATAAGAGTGTCAAGGTTTTGAAGGCTGAAACAGCTTCCAGTGAAGTGCCTCAGAAAAGATTACCCAAAGGATCTTCTACTCCTGCATCATGTGGAATGAAGGCATCTTCTAAGAAGGATTCAGTGAATAAATTGGATGTCACAAAAGGTGATAAAAGGAAATGGGCCTTGGAAGTTCTGGCAAGGAAAACAGCATCCTCAAACAAGAATGTCGCACGAGAGAAAGACGGGGACAGTGCCATTCTTAAAGGGAACTATTCATTATTGGTACAATATCTCTTTAAGTCTCGTCATTTTTTCAGTGTAATTCAATTATTTAGTCATGTTTCTTTGTTTTGGCCATTTGAGCAGGCTCAACTACCGAAAGAAATGCAACCGGTTTTGGCACCTTGTCGTCACAATAAAATCTCAGTACCAGTGAGGCAGGTACTATATATGTGCCTCTTTTTCCATCTCTTCCTTGTAAATCATTTTGTTTATCAGTTACCTTACTACTTATACAGAGGTTAGCACAAAAAAGAAGAGATACAATGATAGTGGGCTAATGTGCAGGATGAAATAAGCTACCTTTTCTATAGTCAGATAATTTTTTCCCATTGTTAATTATCATTTCTGTTATAGTGTTAGTTCCAGGCTCATTCTTTATCTTGAAACTGAAGCTCTTGACTGTCGCATTAGAGAAATTTATCCAAAGGATAAAAGGATGAaactatttaaaaatttattgcaCAGGCTCAACTTTATCGCTTAGCCGAGCACTTTTTGAAGAAAGTAAATCCATCATCTGTTGTCAGAACAGCTGAAACAGAGTTGGCTGTTGCGGATGCTGTAAATATCGAAAAGGAAGTAGCTGACAGATCAAATAGCAAGTTAGTGTATGTGAATCTGTGTTCGCAGGAGGTATTGCGGAGATCAGAAAGCATGAATTCTGATAAAATTAAAGACTCCAATCTTTGCTCTACTTCAGAGGCCCTCTCTGACGAAGCAGCTGATGAAGCTAACTGTATCCTTTCGGATTTAGTAGTTGAGGACGCACTTAGAAGTGCAGGTCTCATGTCTGACTCCCCACCAAATAGTCCCACTGGCTCTGTTGATGACATAAAACAGGGAGCTGGCTCGGAAAAAAGTGAAGATGAAGGACCTGAtgatgtatttgaagttgattgTCATCCAGAACTTGATATCTACGGAGATTTTGAGTATAATTTGGAGGATGATGACTTCATTGGTGCTGGCGGCCCAAAGATTTCCGAGCTACAGCCTGAACCAAAAATTAAAATGGTCTTCTCCTCCCTTAACCTTGGGAAAACAAATGGGACGCTGGGTATCCAGGTTCATGAGGAGATAGCAGATTTTGGAGCTTTAAAGGGCTCGTCCTATCTGCTCGAATCTCAGAATAAACCTAGTGGTGGAAGCTCTGTTGCTAATGGTGGATTAGACGATTGCCCTGTTACAAATTCTTTGGTTGATGGGAACAAAGATCCTTCCCTTGCAGACTGTGAAGAACTCTACGGACCTGACAAAGAACCACTCATAGTAAAATATTCCTACTCTCTATCAACAACGCCTGTTGAGCAGATAGTCAAGAAGACATTACTTGGAGACAGCTCAGACGCAGAAAAGGATTCTGGAAAAGCAATTGAGAATCATGTGGGAAATTCAAATGTGGTTGCTAATTCAAACTCCTCTCCTATGTTAGAAGAGTCATCTTCCTGTTCGCAGAAAAGGGAGAATGTGTCAAAGAAGGAGAAGAAATCTTACGTTGACACCAAGAAGGAATCAAAAAGCAGCAATTCCGTCATGCACAAggtaaaatactatttttgcaCATATTAAAAGCAAGCTTTTTGGTTGCAACACACGAAATTGATCATGTCTTCTGTGAAGGTTGAAGCCTATATCAAAGAGCACGTTAGACCGTTGTGCAAGAGTGGTGTGATCACAGTAGAACAATACCGGTGGGCGGTGCAGAAAACTACAGAGAAAGTTATGAAATACCACTCGAAAGAGAAGAATGCAAATTTCCTCATCAAAGAAGGCGAAAAGGTGAAGAAACTTGCGGAGCAGTATGTGGAAGCCTCCCAGAAGGCAAAATAAAGCAGGCAAGAATCCATTGTTTTGTTCTCGAAGTTGGCCTATCCTACATGTTTTACCCTCGCTTGCAATTTGCAAGGTCTTTTGTGATCCTATGTACATTCAAGTAAATAACTAAAATTGTGAAATATGAATGCAAATCAAAACTGTAGCCAACTTTCCATGAATGTTCTCTGGCTCTAAAGTATTTGGTGTAGTTACTCTGATCTCGGTGGCTGCAAATTTcgtaaagttttaaaaatcatagTTTTATATACAAATTGTCAGATTTTCATTCTTCTTTGAAAATACATCGTCACTAATACCTGCTAAATCCATATTTTGTAAGCATGGATTCGAATCAAATAGGCGTAAATACATCCAATAGTATGCGGCATTTGTCTAGAGATGAGTTGGATTGCTATTTTTGGTTATGCCAAAATGAATGCCTGCTCTTGCCCGCCTAATGCTATAAAggttattgttgatcgtcttacaaaatcagctcactttcttcccCACCAAATTTTACTCAAAATTGGCTAGGTTCGTTTGAGTGTGTTGGGTCGACAATTTTTCGGCTGACCTTGCCTACCCTCTAATTCGTTCTAACACGCCTACTTGTGTCCCGTGAGGTTTCCCCTATTGGATGTCAACTCGATCATTAGCATCTCGCAAAGCACAGCACTTCAACAATGTACTGAAATTGAGGAATCTCATTGCCGTCtactttttattaatttcttgagaGTTTGTGACTTCATAATGATAATACAGAACTTTCATTCTTGTGAGATTTAATTTTAGAATTGTGAActgtattaatatatataattatattattataagaTTAGTTCTTTACACTAATCAATTTTAATGTCACGGTCCATTTTCTAACTCAGTataaaaaatactttaaaagttcatttaatattaaattatcAGAAAACTCTATTATTAAAAGAAGTGTTCTAAAAATATCGCTTTTAAGCCAAACGCTTAAACTCCCATTTTTTTAATACAAgatttcatttttgttttcgaatgaatatatattttatgaataTTAAATGGAAAAAGTCATAAATGTAAATATGACATGCTAATTGATAATGAacttaattttattatattattttgtagATTGTAGAAACTATTAGTTATTCTAATTTTAATACTTTTATGTTCATTCAATCTTAAATTAATGgtaattttatcattttatctATTATTTGAACAATAAAAATTATAGTAAAAATCGAAAACTTCTTTTTTTGCTTAAGCGTAGTAATATCTTTTAAACTTGAAAATCTGGAAGCTTGACCTCCAAGCTACGATGCTTTCGTGTTTTTAGAACAAAAACCGCCGAAAACTCTTCAAGCAACACTTCACACGAGTGTTGTCTTTTGAGTGTCTTCAACACGGATCACCAATACTGCAAGGTGATCAACTAATCACACAAAAAGCTTCTAATCAAAATTTGTTCAGCTCTCGTACTTTTCTTCTCTGCAAAAACTCTATGTTGTGCGCAGGGCTGTGCCTATTAGGAGGCAAATGAGTCCAATGACTCAGTCTCATCTCTTTTTTGGGgcctaaaattttttttaaaaaattattatatataatactagTTATTAGATTGCTCAAAaccaagtatttattaaatgGAACTTGCTTAGCATGTTATCGATTTATTCCCCAATCTTCCCCAATACTCATCTGCAGACAAACTTTAATCGACTCCAGTCGTTGCGTCGTCTCTAAGTTTTTTTGAAAGAGCCGTGAGGAACTGTAAgtctattttcttgtatttgctttgttcgtgcttctaattttttattttagttttttacTTTCTTCGGGGCTCTATGTGGTATCTATAATCTACGCTTTTTGATTGAATTTTTTGTGGATGTAATGCTTATCCAGCTTTCAAATGCTCATATTGCTTATAAAATCTTGTTGACTGTCTCGGTCACAGTAGCAAGTATAGAGAGAAGTTTTTCAAAGATAAAGCTCATCAAAACATTTCTCCGATCAACCATTTCACGAGAAAGATTGAATGGATTGGCTATGTTATCGATTGAGAAAGAAATTACTGAACAACTTGATTATACAGACTTGATGAGTATTTTTAGCTCTAAAACTGTTAGGCGGTTTGTTTTTTAGTAATCAttttggacatgtttgatatttttattcctttagttttttatattgtctttgacgtattgatttaatttgaagaATTGCTATGGAacgaaaaaaaaatatgaacacaCATTATGATTTGGAAGCCTCTTTTTAAAAGTTAGACTCAGGCCCAAATATTGTTAGGATCGGCCCTGATCGTGCGGGCCTCTAAGCTCTCTATGCATATCTTTTATTTGACATCCAACTTTATTCCATCCAAGAGTCCTATAATATATAGAAACACAATAGTTTTAtcaaaagaattattttaaacCAAAATAATGTATCTTAAAGATAAATATCAAACTAAAAACAAATATTCTAATATCTAGATATTAAATTAAATCTCATAATTTAGAAATGCAAAATTgtaaattgatattatcaatatgataaaaacttgtgtgagatggtcttatgagtcgtatttgtgagacggatatcttatttgggccatccataaaaaaatattactttttattgtgaatatgagtagggttgacccgtctcacaagtTATGAtcagtgagacggtctcacat containing:
- the LOC140806600 gene encoding uncharacterized protein At4g10930, yielding ILSKNLSLPVVSHPLDVKGTDKSVKVLKAETASSEVPQKRLPKGSSTPASCGMKASSKKDSVNKLDVTKGDKRKWALEVLARKTASSNKNVAREKDGDSAILKGNYSLLAQLPKEMQPVLAPCRHNKISVPVRQAQLYRLAEHFLKKVNPSSVVRTAETELAVADAVNIEKEVADRSNSKLVYVNLCSQEVLRRSESMNSDKIKDSNLCSTSEALSDEAADEANCILSDLVVEDALRSAGLMSDSPPNSPTGSVDDIKQGAGSEKSEDEGPDDVFEVDCHPELDIYGDFEYNLEDDDFIGAGGPKISELQPEPKIKMVFSSLNLGKTNGTLGIQVHEEIADFGALKGSSYLLESQNKPSGGSSVANGGLDDCPVTNSLVDGNKDPSLADCEELYGPDKEPLIVKYSYSLSTTPVEQIVKKTLLGDSSDAEKDSGKAIENHVGNSNVVANSNSSPMLEESSSCSQKRENVSKKEKKSYVDTKKESKSSNSVMHKVEAYIKEHVRPLCKSGVITVEQYRWAVQKTTEKVMKYHSKEKNANFLIKEGEKVKKLAEQYVEASQKAK